Proteins from a single region of Plasmodium gaboni strain SY75 chromosome 2, whole genome shotgun sequence:
- a CDS encoding putative 3'exoribonuclease, which produces MSKYRAPLPHFNCKSKFEKIYEENLNNGSFKRINNRKNNEIRDMFIKLGEDENCGSSCFYSLGNTKILTTVYGPNPDSKYATYSKGKVFLDVKSLNINTIGASDRERDNDIKSLLIECISNIILLEKYPQCSIKIKCLIIQDDGGCLSATLTCISLALLKAQVQMKDIIISININSIICPVTKKMYHLVDLDGMEEKYYQSKYEMNSITLGICLNLKTVCFYHGAGSFFNSKNLAEITSYGECACKSLGSEIKKVLKQYTKKRIDSIYQKVNVLE; this is translated from the exons ATGTCGAAGTATAGAGCTCCATTACCACATTTCAATTGCAAGAGTAAATTTGAGAAAATTTATGAAGAAAATTTGAATAATGGAAGTTTCAAAAGGATAAACAATCGCAAGAATAACGAAATCCGGGATATGt TTATCAAATTAGGAGAAGATGAAAACTGTGGTTCTTCATGTTTCTATTCATTGGGgaatacaaaaatattaaccACTGt ATATGGTCCTAATCCAGATTCAAAATACGCAACTTATAGTAAGGGGAAAGTTTTTTTAGACGTCAAAAGTTTGAATATTAACACAATAGGAGCTAGCGATAGg GAAAGagataatgatataaaGAGTTTATTGATTGAATGTAtttcaaatattattttattggAAAAATATCCGCAGTGTTctattaaaataaaatgtttgATAATTCAAGATGATGGAG GATGTTTAAGTGCAACATTAACTTGTATATCTCTTGCCTTATTAAAGGCGCAAGTACAAATGaaagatattattatatcgataaatata AATTCTATAATATGTCCAGTTACCAAAAAAATGTATCATCTTGTAGATCTTGATGGAATg gaagaaaaatattatcaaagTAAATATGAAATGAATTCTATAACATTGGGTATATGTTTAAATTTAAAGACTGTTTGTTTTTATCATGGAGCAGGCAGTTTTTTTAATAGTAAAAACTTGGCTGAA ATAACAAGTTATGGTGAATGTGCATGTAAATCATTAGGTAgtgaaataaaaaaagttCTGAAACAATATACGAAGAAAAGAATAGATTCTATATATCAGAAGGTTAATGTATTAGaataa
- a CDS encoding conserved protein, unknown function (part of same gene as PGSY75_0209400B~gap found within coding sequence), whose translation MYFKAFYDNFKEEYV comes from the coding sequence ATGTATTTTAAAGctttttatgataattttaaaGAGGAGTATGT
- a CDS encoding putative transporter: MSKKIRSSFTRTSNEESNEDDKNCVNANSEELYIKKIRSILYEESINFSDKNTYYKSSNIHNYNNIDTYMDYIKKSNYARSYEQENIYNQALNLYNNRNVYIKKKYRNDLYYNMKRDLKGGHYFGDDVKYMDYIDNDNINDKYMNDKSVNSEYIKNEKKTKYYIDNMNMEDKKKKKHNSIKHNSIKHNSIKYKSYNNNDDDNYIYKEDSKDVCSYKNKMDDKDKGFDDVFLEEIDHDINIEDYNLIHLKHTQALYDKRKKEQSIIFYKKYKELFGKGKTNLKNGNDISNRKKSLKYTNEGHNYICKRNEEEIYNNNNNNNNTDLLTDIKELYSMSESNSYNEKEENFLEQLIKLRYTPDQITQLSDLFENPKTLKTVNVKILNWLNCQLNNGYWLERFSLFLLGLTIAIGVGNIETIWFLMSTWHGVIFIVPYILCYFFVCHPILTFELYIGQLVRTSTPFIFYRLLKPCASVGFLMVLACLINSYINSYRTASEYFIYLINCFKKDLPWKLNKEEIKFCTDFKNDFVNCHSHRPLCLFSKQLSACVPNSIGKAFLIYHKKFFPNNKLYNFLLNISDHKNYINIFSNGDSYFDKDSLIFLCICNFLVTSFQLFGLTNFAFSAALVLLLIGFLSITQFATMINLNSASQAYSHVLKSWNFSYLYTYSSIWSQCVSFALYELSIGMGIYSSLATKTRIGTNLAFDGYAITTWNSIISSLMFFSAIAVIGFISKSLNSHFVDILEFSRSDCSFILFPVGFTYLKKMEKTLCMLYYGSYAVLSCASLAIQCEVIVMTIKDFKFCKNIKKRNIILLLSILFFISSFFISNSDAKNIIWFLNFTISENGRIFVSLLICIILGWFYNTEYQFKNLTTKSVLFFNITYWVLNIMVSIIFNYLTYHVYVLYLCRILIFLISTIFALIVLKAEVYLNKGDLEIFYNRTTYKNILYILYIGNIETLRKELQRIISGNVFIGNISIVWSICIKYIGTSILLSAFIEFADGIFYSNEIKEKVKIIPKGWVFFSIFFWVFIILLLFLFPFFTQTFEKYCAYDDYFVDFSILPSKPLKEVQNFNILSYFYEFKNIRKRRKKKPKKIRVD, encoded by the exons ATGTCAAAAAAGATAAGATCGAGCTTCACTCGTACTAGTAACGAAGAATCTAATGAAGATGATAAGAACTGCGTGAATGCAAATTCTGAAGagttatatattaaaaagattCGGTCCATTTTATATGAGGAATCTATAAATTTTAGTGATAAAAATACTTACTACAAAAGTAgtaatatacataattataataatatagacACATATATggattatataaaaaaatctAATTATGCTAGAAGCTATGAacaagaaaatatatataaccaggctttaaatttatataataatagaaatgtatatataaaaaaaaagtatcGTAATGATTTGTATTATAACATGAAGAGAGACTTGAAAGGGGGACATTATTTTGGTGACGACGTTAAGTATATGGATTACATagataatgataatataaatgacaaatatatgaatgataAAAGTGTTAACAGtgaatatattaagaatgagaagaaaacaaaatattatatagataaCATGAACATggaagataaaaaaaaaaaaaaacataatagtataaaacataatagtataaaacataatagtataaaatataaaagttataataataatgatgatgataattatatttataaggAAGATTCCAAAGATGTGTGCagttataaaaataaaatggaCGATAAAGATAAAGGATTTGATGATGTATTCTTAGAAGAAATTGACcatgatataaatattgaaGATTATAATTTGATTCATCTTAAACATACACAAGCTTTGTAtgataaaagaaaaaaagaacagagtattatattttataaaaaatataaagaattatttgGAAAAGGTAAAacaaatttaaaaaatggTAATGACATAAGTAATAGAAAGAAAtcattaaaatatacaaatgaaggacataattatatatgcaAACGTAATGAAGaggaaatatataataataataataataataataatacagATTTACTTACTGATATCAAAGAATTATATAGTATGAGTGAATCTAATAGTTATAATGAGAAAGAAGAAAATTTCCTTGAacaattaataaaattaagATATACACCTGATCAGATTACACAATTAAGTGATTTATTTGAGAATCCTAAAACTTTAAAAACAgtaaatgtaaaaatattaaattgGTTAAATTGTCAATTAAATAATGGTTATTGGTTAGAAAgattttctttatttttattagGATTAACTATAGCTATAGGAGTAGGAAATATTGAAACAATATGGTTTTTAATGTCTACATGGCATGgtgttatatttatagtaccatatattttatgttatttttttgtttgtcATCCTATATTAACatttgaattatatataggaCAATTAGTTAGAACATCAACACCTTTTATATTCTATAGATTATTAAAACCATGTGCATCTGTTGGATTTTTAATGGTATTAGCATGTCTTATTAATAGTTATATCAATAGTTATAGAACAGCATCagaatattttatttatttaattaactgttttaaaaaagatCTTCCTTGgaaattaaataaagaagaaatcAAATTCTGTACTGACTTCAAAAATGATTTTGTTAATTGTCATAGTCATAGACCTTTATGCTTATTTTCTAAACAATTATCTGCATGTGTACCTAATAGCATAGGAAAAGCTTtcttaatatatcataaaaaattctttCCAAATAATAAGctatataatttcttattaaatattagtgatcataaaaattatattaatatattttcaaatgGAGATTCCTATTTTGATAAAGATTCACTTATTTTTCTTTGCATATGTAATTTCCTAGTAACCAGTTTTCAACTTTTTGGATTAACAAACTTTGCTTTCTCAGCGGCTCTTGTTCTTTTATTGATAGGATTTTTATCAATAACTCAATTTGCTACTATGATTAACTTGAATAGTGCTTCACAGGCTTATTCCCACGTCTTAA aGTCTTGGAATTTCTCTTACTTATATACTTATTCGTCCATATGGTCCCAGTGTGTATCATTTGCCCTTTATGAGCTCTCCATAGGCATGGGTATTTATTCTTCCTTAGCCACAAAAACGAG AATTGGAACTAACTTAGCTTTTGATGGATATGCTATCACTACGTGGAATTCTATCATATCGTCTCTTATGTTTTTCTCAGCTA TTGCTGTTATTGGTTTCATATCTAAAAGTCTAAATTCCCACTTTGTTGATATTTTAGAATTCTCAAGAAGTGACTGTTCATTTATTCTTTTTCCAGTTGGttttacatatttaaaaaaaatggag AAAACGTTGTGCATGCTTTATTATGGGTCTTATGCAGTTTTGTCATGCGCCTCACTAGCCATACAATGTGAAGTTATAGTTATGACCATAAAAGATTTTaaattttgtaaaaatattaaaaagaggaatatcatattattattgtctattttattttttatttcttctttttttatatcaaatTCGGATGCtaagaatattatatggTTTTTAAATTTTACTATATCAGAAAATGGTAGAATATTTGTATCTCTTCTTATCTGTATAATATTAGGCTGGTTTTATAACACAGAATAtcaatttaaaaatttaacGACTAAAA GTGTGCTATTTTTCAATATAACCTATTGGGTATTAAACATAATGGTCAGCATAATATTCAATTATTTAACTTACCATGtgtatgtattatatttatgtagAATACTCATATTTTTGATAAGCACAATATTTGCATTGATAGTCTTAAAAGCAGAAGTATACTTAAATAAAGGAGACCTagaaattttttataatagAACTACATATAAG aatatattatatatactatacATTGGAAATATAGAAACCTTAAGAAAAGAACTACAAAGAATTATCAGTGGAAATGTTTTCATAGGAAATATTTCTATAGTTTGGTctatatgtataaaatatataggGACCTCTATTTTACTTTCTGCTTTTATTGAATTTGCTGATGGTATTTTTTATAGCaatgaaataaaagaaaaagtCAAAATAATACCAAAGGGATGGGtctttttttcaatatttttctGGGTATTTATAATACTCTTATTGTTTCTTTTCCCATTTTTTACACAg ACTTTTGAAAAGTATTGTGCCTATGATGACTATTTCGTAGACTTTTCTATACTTCCTTCCAAGCCTTTAAAAGAAGTACAAAATTTCAATATTCTctcttatttttatgaatttaaaaatatcaGAAAGAGGAGAAAAAAGAAGCCTAAAAAAATTAGGGTTGACTga
- a CDS encoding conserved protein, unknown function (part of same gene as PGSY75_0209400A~gap found within coding sequence), whose product ENDTIIRRIPKSILKRMEDQNMEYTKKNNIDHKLERLRELFINADKNTHETLKCNVDEKIWTFLLSYHINKNMKIIDSSWLFNEYYFYRYLCCAYDFEKTNYDFFQYEKQDSINCNKVIIENICTCAKTLIELYDKNQEKKIFSVFFYYALWANQFDLSWNPTKNKTQQHNVQEKDIKKKTLREKQFCFDTNDIDKLYNSFYMENILCNDINDIYKDITVQKHKRFDIVLDNMGVEFITDFCLLYFLTHYFEEITIHVKKFPLFVSDTMTKDIHYTLNVLCNDEKYPNTKFMANKWKELIELQKWKIRDDIYWNIPLPYWVMSKNLLKELEKSSFVCFKGDANYRRCLGDLSYDFSTSHKDILNYFPFKVIALRCLKSPLGCGIDEKTVQELNQNNPDWSNYGEYAILQYNSPE is encoded by the exons GAAAATGATACAATTATTAGGAGAATACCTAAGAGTATACTTAAACGTATGGAAGATCAAAATATGGAATATACAAAGAAAAACAATATTGATCATAAATTAGAAAGATTAAGAGAATTGTTTATAAATGCAGATAAAAATACACATGAAACGTTGAAATGTAATGtagatgaaaaaatatggaCATTTCTCTTGTCatatcatattaataagaatatgaaaattattGACAGTTCTTGGTTATttaatgaatattatttttatagatATCTTTGTTGTGCATATGATTTTGAAAAAACGAATTATgatttttttcaatatgAAAAACAAGATTCTATAAACTGTAATAAAGTtataatagaaaatatatgtacCTGTGCAAAAACATTAATtgaattatatgataaaaatcaagaaaagaaaattttttccgtttttttttattatgcTTTATGGGCTAACCAATTTGATCTTAGTTGGAATCCAACGAAAAATAAAACTCAACAACATAATGTTCAGgaaaaagatataaagaaaaaaacattAAGAGAAAAACAATTTTGTTTTGATACAAATGATATTGATAAGTTATACAATAGTTTTTATATggaaaatattttatgtaatgacataaatgatatttataagGATATAACTGTGCAG AAACACAAAAGATTTGATATCGTGTTGGACAATATGGGAGTAGAATTTATAACAGATTTTTgtcttttatattttttgacACATTACTTTGAGGAGATAACCATCCATGTGAAAAAGTTCCCTTTATTTGTCTCTGATACGATGACAAAAGATATTCATTATACTTTAAATGTTTTGTGTAATGATGAAAAg taTCCAAATACTAAGTTTATGGCCAATAAATGGAAAGAATTAATAGAATTGCaaaaatggaaaataagg GATGATATATATTGGAACATACCTCTTCCGTACTGGGTAATGTCTAAAAACTTGTTGAAAGAATTAGAAAAAAGTTCTTTCGTATGCTTTAAAGGAGATGCAAACTATAGAAGATGTTTAGGTGATTTAAGCTACGACTTTTCTACATCACACAAAGatattttgaattattttcCTTTCAAAGTTATTGCCTTACGATGTTTAAAATCGCCTCTGGG TTGTGGAATTGATGAAAAAACTGTTCAAGAGTTGAATCAAAATAATCCTGATTGGAGTAATTATGGAga atatgctattttacaatataattctccagaataa
- a CDS encoding hypothetical protein (conserved Plasmodium protein, unknown function) — translation MNVSVTIKGNLSNSSNEKNKNSSKKNEASVFFKLKKENLDKKKIIKNIIVRKEKNNLNKKGTSNNTSNSFSKRNNIKLSGDTHARNVINEKKNISEKKNGFTTKYDSKKSYSSKKSSLLNKLPSSEITLNNSNLKLFEKKKGKDKQNVINNINGSKLINYVDKLYTNNDNININNNNINEKKSSNIFPKNIQXXXXXXXXXXGNVLAQPEKFIRKKKNKIIKNLNSLKRNIDIIMKCEEDQNILEERMSSVSSSNEKEKNKNGIIEQNENMIRLEKNGDDNITKGQIHMNDNGDEMITFHDKNNIEKNTQETETNIFQDNTVETINNGYICKDEKMSSPYFIEATYDKNTDIFNKKYYDNNKETNNLLLPGYNNVTFENLNENNKMYNNKNKNLEYDNNIENDDNIENDDNIENDNNSISNNIYATNSSFPPYKFISYLRPKFLPNAYNLKNHEILNNFLFTSADITRGTIHQQYNMTVTYPYGVPYINMKNKINKR, via the coding sequence ATGAATGTGAGTGTTACTATAAAAGGGAATTTGTCTAATTCCAGTAAcgaaaaaaataagaattCTTCCAAAAAAAACGAGGCAtctgttttttttaaactTAAGAAAGAGAATttagataaaaaaaaaataataaaaaatattattgtgcgaaaagaaaagaataatttaaataaaaaaggtACAAGTAACAATACATCAAATTCTTTTTCAAAAAGAAATAACATAAAGCTATCTGGAGATACTCATGCACGAAATGTTATAAAtgagaagaaaaatatatccGAAAAGAAGAATGGCTTTACAACCAAATATGATTCTAAAAAATCATATTCCAGTAAAAAATCTAGCCTTTTAAACAAATTGCCATCTAGCGAAATTACTTTAAATAATAGTAACTTGAAActttttgaaaaaaaaaaaggtaaGGACAAACAAAATgtaattaataatataaatggTAGTAAGTTGATAAATTATGTagataaattatatacaaataatgataatattaatattaataataataatataaatgagAAAAAGAGTTCCAACATATTTCCAAAAAATATTCAGNNNNNNNNNNNNNNNNNNNNNNNNNNNNTAGGAAATGTATTAGCACAACCTGAAAAATTCataagaaagaaaaaaaacaaaattatcaaaaatttaaattcattaaaaagaaatatagACATTATAATGAAGTGTGAAGAAgatcaaaatatattggAGGAACGTATGTCATCTGTATCATCatcaaatgaaaaagaaaaaaataaaaatggtataatagaacaaaatgaaaatatgataagattagaaaaaaatggtgatgataatataacCAAAGGACAAATACATATGAATGACAATGGTGATGAAATGATAACATTTCATGACAAAAAcaatatagaaaaaaatacacaAGAAACagaaacaaatatatttcaagATAATACTGTTGaaacaataaataatgGGTATATTTGTAAGGACGAAAAAATGTCATCTCCATATTTTATAGAAGCTACTTATGATAAGAATACAgacatttttaataaaaaatattatgataataataaagagacaaataatttattacTACCTGGTTATAATAATGTCACATTTGAAAATcttaatgaaaataataaaatgtataataataaaaataagaatcttgaatatgataataatattgaaaatgatgataatattgaaaatgatgataatattgaaaatgataataattcaatatcaaataatatatatgcaaCTAATAGTTCATTCCCACcttataaatttatatcttATTTAAGACCAAAATTTTTACCAAATGcttataatttaaaaaaccatgaaatattaaataattttttatttacatcTGCTGATATAACACGTGGAACTATACATcaacaatataatatgacAGTTACTTATCCGTATGGAGTTCcttatattaatatgaaaaataaaatcaaCAAAAGGTAA
- a CDS encoding putative phospholipase A2, which translates to MSDDDDKIYIYSDLFSKNYSDDEKDDSYEREKQVYSASETKNAENEYSKLRAQNSTILNNYFDNDNIKNVENVKSNDPDQVDPILFPVNKNYYLNLFDGQLIENRHSIKLRKAGFYAIYVENNNNSKWDGIYFGLSRMQVELDYKLITKKNKDGGEYEKRNPSSYDNTESVLNTVGSEQEETENKNEETSTYNSNLNNEINKICKYNLDQTDILLDENNSERRRSSNFKIKNTNYYDNLMLQNKYTNSKIYDDDDDKNNTETYTCTFKTEDQIRVTGQKKKYIYLYNKYDNATLDLNVHTYMSLGMSILCKYSLLYCGKYNHIPRDPYTPFKKPVSILSLDGGGILTISTLLVLNRLETELRKEIGSEDIKLTDCFDMVCGTSAGGLISLALLREIDLQDISNMWPSTIKKVFEGNRNIISGIFFEGYDVNNVKDVFLERMGNKFMSSYKKFYCFVTATDVKHKPYKLFLLRNYTHKYNSINAESYDGINKVPLWLAAWATASAPTYLKGPSGEDIKKLGINIKPEIHLVDGALKASNPALIALEECARLNNKNLSTFIKEDLDTLVSIGTGQVPTKLTQSGTSSKSASTFEILINSTHLLTRANDTHREVLQRLADRENTYFRFNVPHIGDIEIDSQDVRDFDLISKATQDYLFDEKFYEIKRLAHKLANNYIRSKYL; encoded by the exons atgagtgatgatgatgataagatatatatatattctgATTTGTTCTCAAAAAATTATAGTGATGATGAGAAAGATGATTCATATGAAAGAGAAAAACAAGTGTATAGTGCAAGTGAAACAAAAAACGCGGAAAACGAATATTCTAAACTCCGAGCACAAAATTCTActatattaaataattattttgataatgataatataaaaaatgtcGAAAATGTTAAATCTAATGATCCTGATCAAGTTGATCCCATATTATTTCctgtaaataaaaattattatctgAATTTATTTGATGGACAATTAATTGAAAATAGACATTCCATAAAACTAAGAAAAGCTGGCTTTTATGCTATCTATGTGGAAAACAATAACAAt AGTAAATGGGATGGTATCTATTTTGGCTTGTCCAGAATGCAGGTGGAGTTAGATTACAAACttataacaaaaaagaataaGGATGGTGGGGAATATGAAAAGAGAAACCCTTCAAGTTATGATAATACAGAGAGTGTACTAAACACTGTAGGTAGTGAACAAGAAGAAACTGAAAATAAGAATGAAGAAACAAGTACATATAATTCgaatttaaataatgaaataaataaaatatgtaaatataatttagATCAAACTGATATATTACtagatgaaaataattctGAGAGAAGAAGAAGTAgtaattttaaaattaaaaatactaattattatgataatttaatgttgcaaaataaatatacaaattctaaaatatatgatgatgatgatgataaaaataatactGAAACGTATACATGTACGTTCAAAACAGAAGATCAAATAAGAGTTACAGgccaaaaaaaaaagtacatatatttatataacaaatatgATAATGCAACATTAGATTTAAATGTGCATACATATATGTCTTTAGGCATGAGtattttatgtaaatattCGTTGCTTTATTGTGGAAAGTATAATCATATACCCAGGGACCCCTACACACCCTTTAAAAAACc AGTTTCCATTTTATCGCTGGATGGAGGGGGAATATTGACCATATCAACATTACTTGTTTTAAACAGATTAGAAACGGAGCTACGAAAAGAAATAGGAAGTGAAGACATAAAATTAACAGATTGTTTTGATATGGTATGTGGTACCAGTGCAGGTGGTTTAATAAGCCTAGCTTTATTAAGAGAGATTGATTTACAGGATATTAGTAATATGTGGCCAAGTACTATAAAGAAGGTTTTTGAAGGAAATCGAAATATAATAAGTggtatattttttgaagGATATGATGTGAATAATGTAAAGGATGTATTTTTAGAACGCATGGGAAATAAATTTATGTCTTcctataaaaaattttattgTTTTGTAACAGCAACTGATGTAAAACATAAGccatataaattatttttacttaGAAATTATACgcataaatataattcgATTAATGCAGAATCATATGATGGTATAAATAAAGTTCCTTTATGGCTAGCTGCATGGGCAACTGCTTCTGCACCAACATATTTAAAAGGGCCAAGTGGagaagatataaaaaagttgggaattaatataaaaccAGAAATACATTTAGTAGATGGTGCATTAAAAGCAAGTAATCCTGCTTTGATTGCTTTAGAAGAATGTGCAAgattaaataataaaaatttatctACATTTATTAAAGAGGATTTAGATACATTAGTATCAATAGGTACTGGTCAGGTACCTACAAAATTAACTCAATCAGGTACTAGTAGCAAATCAGCATCAACCtttgaaatattaattaattcAACTCACTTATTAACAAGAGCAAATGATACTCATAGGGAAGTATTACAACGTTTAGCTGACAGAgaaaatacatattttagATTTAATGTGCCACATATAGGTGATATAGAAATAGATAGTCAAGATGTTCGAGATTTTGATTTAATTTCAAAGGCAACTCAagattatttatttgacgaaaaattttatgaaatTAAAAGGTTAGCTCATAAGTTAGCAAATAATTACATACGTTCAAAAtatctataa
- a CDS encoding 2C-methyl-D-erythritol 2,4-cyclodiphosphate synthase: MFLKGYTSNVVLIILTYFILLTKEEKNIKKNISGYCFLNFGLKKNAIIKKREKKNLKLFSYNGIRIGQGYDIHKIKVLDEEYNNTNTNNDVNKNEQSFKTLTLGGVKINNVLVLSHSDGDIIYHSIVDSILGALGFLDIGTLFPDKDEKNKNKNSAVFLRYARLLIYKQNYNIGNVDINVIAEVPKINNIRKNIIKNISTVLNIDESQISVKGKTHEKVGVIGEKKAIECFANILLIPKNS, translated from the exons atgtttttAAAAGGATACACCTCTAATGTGGTTCtaattatattaacatatttCATTCTACTAAcaaaagaagaaaaaaatataaaaaaaaatatctctggatattgttttttgaattttggattaaaaaaaaatgcaataataaaaaaaagagaaaagaaaaatttgaaattattttcttataatgGTATAAGAATAGGTCAAGGTTATGATATCCACAAAATAAAAGTTTTAgatgaagaatataataatactaaTACGAATAATGatgttaataaaaatgaacaaTCTTTTAAAACCTTAACCTTAGGAGGagttaaaataaataatgtttTAGTTTTATCACATAGTGATGgtgatataatatatcattcAATAGTTGATTCAATTTTAGGTGCCTTAGGTTTTTTAGATATAGGAACCTTATTTCCTGataaagatgaaaaaaataaaaataaaaactCAGCTGTATTCTTAAGATATGCTAGacttttaatatataaacaaaattataacaTTGGGAACGTGGATATTAATGTAATAGCAGAAGTTCCAAAAATAAACAACATcagaaaaaatattataaaaaatatatcaacAGTGTTAAATATTGACGAATCGCAAATATCTGTTAaag GCAAAACTCATGAGAAAGTAGGAGTAATTGGTGAGAAAAAAGCAATCGAATGCTTTGCCaatattttgttaatacctaaaaattcataa